Proteins from a single region of Seriola aureovittata isolate HTS-2021-v1 ecotype China chromosome 9, ASM2101889v1, whole genome shotgun sequence:
- the atp13a2 gene encoding cation-transporting ATPase 13A2 isoform X3: MDRRGSVVEPQSGLPSPSPRDPLLSPDSHMDAFGQQHVVEVLTEEMEDGSVELLGELEVTEWRDTVQLYKEEKTLLRYYLFEGLRYVWLDRKGAFFRVSVLNEDWTCKDLYGFQKGLSHMEQSLRRRIYGPNLIDVPVKPYIKLLFEEVLNPFYVFQFFSITLWMIDNYYLYALCILFISIFSISISLYETRKQSITLHNMARLVTNVMIRRNSGAEECVSSVDLVPGDCVIIPQEGLLLPCDAALLAGECLVNESMLTGESVPVLKTPLPAGEGKYSSETERRHTLFCGTQLIQAKGGGPGGGGAVAVVTSTGFFTAKGNLVSSILYPQPINFRFYQDAIKFLLVLGFVACLGTIYSFVILYRSNATWEELVIRSLDIVTIAVPPALPAAITTGTIYAQRRLKKQGVFCISPPRINICGKVSLFCFDKTGTLTEEGLDVWGVMEGSPAGFSELVPEPRLLPPGPMLSGLACCHTVTLLQGQPLGDPLELRMVESTGWTQQEPEGDGKVLDAAFGGHKVLAVMRPPTQRLEAQGTSTSEAVAIVQRFPFSSALQRMSVVTVAQGGHSALAFIKGSPEIVASLCRAETVPSQFPSKLRSFSSEGLRVLALAYKPIDRNTDFRTIERQEVEKDMHFLGLLMMKNLVKPESPKVINILRMAHLRSVMVTGDNILTAVNVAKSCGMVGSDEKVIFVNATPHTAQTMPTLRFSLEEGGTTASGQSSVEVITWGLYQGGFGYHLAINGKSFAALCDYFPEYLPKVLMRATVFARMTPDQKTQLVKELQKLNYRVGMCGDGANDCGALRAADVGVSLSEAEASVASPFTSKTEDISCVPLLIKEGRCSLVTSFSLFRYMALYSLIQFCSVLILYTVKTGVADMQFLFSDIALVTLLAVVMGKGGPSDHLHPSRPPASLLALPVLGSLFIHTCMIFLGQLAALLITTSQDWYIPLNSTVFGTANLPNMEDTSVFSLSGFQYIIMAVVVTKGYPHKKPLYYNVIFLCLLVILFSLMTWLVLYPGPAVCRILQLYDISDMSYKMLLVAVAALNFLVCFVVELLIDLGILNCLRLLRGRRLSKKQYKRLHVLLSDSPSWPPLNQTLSPSDHRVICLS, from the exons ATGGACAGGCGtg GAAGTGTGGTGGAGCCGCAGAGCGGACTCCCCTCACCCAGTCCACGAGACCCCCTCCTCAGTCCTGACTCACACATG GACGCCTTTGGCCAGCAGCATGTGGTGGAGGTCCtcacagaggagatggaggatggCAG tgtGGAGTTGTTGGGAGAGCTGGAGGTCACTGAGTGGAGAGATACAGTTCAGCTGTAcaaggaggag AAAACTCTGCTGCGCTACTACCTGTTTGAAGGGCTGCGCTACGTCTGGCTGGACAGGAAGGGAGCTTTCTTTCGTGTTAG TGTCCTCAATGAGGACTGGACCTGCAAGGACCTGTATGGTTTCCAAAAGGGCCTGAGTCACATGGAGCAGAGCTTGAG GAGACGAATTTATGGGCCCAACCTTATCGACGTGCCTGTGAAGCCTTATATTAAACTGCTGTTTGAGGAG GTCCTCAACCCATTCTATGTGTTCCAGTTCTTCAGTATCACCCTGTGGATGAttgataattattatttgtaCGCCCTGTGCATTTTGTTTATCTCCATTTTCTCTATCAGCATCTCTCTGTATGAGACACGCAAG CAAAGCATCACTCTTCACAACATGGCCCGGTTGGTCACAAATGTTATGATACGCAGAAACTCAGGAG CCGAGGAGTGTGTGAGCTCAGTGGATCTGGTCCCCGGCGACTGTGTGATCATCCCCCAGGAAGGTCTGCTGCTGCCCTGTGATGCTGCCCTGCTGGCTGGGGAGTGTCTGGTGAACGAGAGCATGCTCACAG GTGAAAGTGTCCCTGTGCTGAAAACCCCACTGCCGGCCGGTGAGGGCAAGTACAGCTCAGAGACTGAGCGTAGACACACCCTCTTCTGTGGTACCCAGCTCATTCAGGCCAAAGGTGGAGGTCCGGGAGGTGGGGGTGCTGTCGCCGTGGTCACAAGCACTG GGTTTTTCACAGCCAAAGGAAACCTGGTCAGCTCCATTTTGTATCCTCAGCCAATCAACTTCCGCTTCTACCAAGACGCTATCAAGTTCCTGCTCGTCCTGGGTTTTGTTG CTTGTCTTGGCACCATTTACAGCTTCGTGATCCTCTACAGATCCAAT GCGACATGGGAGGAGTTAGTGATCAGGAGTCTGGATATTGTGACCATTGCAGTGCCTCCTGCCCTTCCTGCTGCCATCACCACGGGCACCATCTACGCCCAGCGCAGGCTCAAGAAACAGGGCGTCTTCTGCATCAGTCCCCCACGCATCAACATCTGCGGCAAGGTGTCACTCTTCTGCTTCGACAAG ACAGGAACTCTGACGGAGGAGGGTCTGGACGTGTGGGGAGTGATGGAGGGGTCACCTGCTGGGTTCTCAGAGTTGGTCCCAGAGCCCAGACTTTTGCCCCCAGGGCCCATGCTCTCAGGCCTGGCttgctgtcacactgtgacGCTGCTGCAAGGTCAGCCCCTCGGAGACCCTCTGGAGCTCAGGATGGTTGAGTCCACTGGTTGG ACCCAACAGGAGCCGGAGGGGGACGGGAAGGTGCTGGATGCAGCGTTTGGAGGCCACAAAGTTTTGGCCGTTATGAGACCTCCAACTCAACGGCTAGAAGCTCAAGGAACT tCCACAAGCGAGGCGGTGGCCATTGTTCAGAGGTTTCCCTTCTCCTCGGCCCTGCAGAGGATGAGTGTGGTCACAGTGGCCCAGGGGGGTCACTCAGCTCTGGCTTTTATCAAAGGATCCCCTGAGATTGTGGCTAGCCTCTGCCGAGCAGAAACGG tGCCGTCACAGTTCCCCAGCAAACTGCGCAGCTTCTCGAGTGAAGGCCTCAGGGTTCTTGCACTTGCCTATAAACCCATAGACAGGAACACTGACTTTAGGACCATAGAACG acaggaagtggagaaagACATGCACTTCCTGGGTTTGCTGATGATGAAGAACTTGGTGAAGCCAGAGAGTCCCAAGGTTATTAACATCCTGAGAATGGCACACCTTCGCAGCGTCATGGTCACTG GTGACAACATTTTAACAGCAGTGAATGTAGCAAAAAGCTGTGGGATGGTGGGATCTGATGAGAAGGTGATATTCGTCAATGCCACCCCCCACACTGCCCAGACTATGCCCACCCTGAGGTTCAGCCTGGAAGAAGGAGGGACGACAGCTTCTGGCCAAAGCTCCGTAGAGGTCATCACCTGG gGCCTGTACCAGGGTGGTTTTGGTTATCACTTGGCGATTAATGGAAAGTCCTTCGCTGCCCTTTGTGACTACTTCCCCGAGTATCTGCCAAAG GTTTTGATGCGAGCCACAGTCTTTGCACGGATGACTCCCGATCAGAAAACCCAGCTGGTGAAGGAGCTGCAGAAACTGAA CTACCGGGTGGGCATGTGCGGGGATGGGGCCAATGACTGTGGGGCTCTGAGAGCTGCTGATGTCGGGGTCTCCCTGTCTGAAGCCGAGGCTTCGGTCGCTTCACCTTTCACGTCCAAAACTGAAGACATCAGCTGTGTGCCGCTGCTTATCAA AGAGGGCCGATGTTCTCTGGTCACCTCCTTCAGTCTCTTCAGATACATGGCTCTGTACAGCCTCATCCAGTTCTGCTCTGTCCTCATCCTCTACACA GTGAAGACGGGCGTGGCAGACATGCAGTTCCTGTTCAGTGACATTGCTCTAGTGACGCTGCTGGCTGTGGTGATGGGAAAAGGAGGCCCCAGTGACCACCTGCATCCCAGTCGACCCCCAGCCAGTCTGCTGGCCCTGCCTGTCCTCGGCAGCCTCTTCATCCACACCTGCATGATCTTCCTGGGCCAGCTGGCTGCGCTCTTAATCACCACCTCACAGGACTG GTATATTCCACTCAATTCAACAGTGTTTGGAACGGCCAATCTGCCCAACATGGAGGACACCAGTGTGTTTTCCTTGTCAGGTTTCCAGTACATTATCATGGCTGTGGTGGTCACAAAGGGCTACCCTCACAAGAAACCTCTCTATTACAATG TGATTTTCCTCTGTCTACTGGtcatcctcttctctctgaTGACTTGGCTGGTGTTGTATCCCGGGCCTGCCGTTTGCAGGATACTTCAACTTTACGACATCTCTGATATGAGTTACAAAATGCTGCTCGTCGCTGTGGCCGCTCTCAACTTCCtcgtttgttttgttgtggag CTGCTGATAGACCTGGGCATCCTGAACTGTCTTCGGTTGCTGCGTGGGAGACGTCTGTCCAAGAAACAGTACAAACGTCTCCACGTCCTTCTGTCTGACTCTCCGTCATGGCCGCCACTCAATCAGACCCTGTCCCCCTCAGATCACAGAGTCATCTGCTTATCCTAG
- the atp13a2 gene encoding cation-transporting ATPase 13A2 isoform X2 — translation MDVQGYKWVRWRVWLCRLVAVLSLGLLLIVFHWRPRLSVLARCCSCPLALADILLIRDAFGQQHVVEVLTEEMEDGSVELLGELEVTEWRDTVQLYKEEKTLLRYYLFEGLRYVWLDRKGAFFRVSVLNEDWTCKDLYGFQKGLSHMEQSLRRRIYGPNLIDVPVKPYIKLLFEEVLNPFYVFQFFSITLWMIDNYYLYALCILFISIFSISISLYETRKQSITLHNMARLVTNVMIRRNSGAEECVSSVDLVPGDCVIIPQEGLLLPCDAALLAGECLVNESMLTGESVPVLKTPLPAGEGKYSSETERRHTLFCGTQLIQAKGGGPGGGGAVAVVTSTGFFTAKGNLVSSILYPQPINFRFYQDAIKFLLVLGFVACLGTIYSFVILYRSNATWEELVIRSLDIVTIAVPPALPAAITTGTIYAQRRLKKQGVFCISPPRINICGKVSLFCFDKTGTLTEEGLDVWGVMEGSPAGFSELVPEPRLLPPGPMLSGLACCHTVTLLQGQPLGDPLELRMVESTGWTQQEPEGDGKVLDAAFGGHKVLAVMRPPTQRLEAQGTSTSEAVAIVQRFPFSSALQRMSVVTVAQGGHSALAFIKGSPEIVASLCRAETVPSQFPSKLRSFSSEGLRVLALAYKPIDRNTDFRTIERQEVEKDMHFLGLLMMKNLVKPESPKVINILRMAHLRSVMVTGDNILTAVNVAKSCGMVGSDEKVIFVNATPHTAQTMPTLRFSLEEGGTTASGQSSVEVITWGLYQGGFGYHLAINGKSFAALCDYFPEYLPKVLMRATVFARMTPDQKTQLVKELQKLNYRVGMCGDGANDCGALRAADVGVSLSEAEASVASPFTSKTEDISCVPLLIKEGRCSLVTSFSLFRYMALYSLIQFCSVLILYTVKTGVADMQFLFSDIALVTLLAVVMGKGGPSDHLHPSRPPASLLALPVLGSLFIHTCMIFLGQLAALLITTSQDWYIPLNSTVFGTANLPNMEDTSVFSLSGFQYIIMAVVVTKGYPHKKPLYYNVIFLCLLVILFSLMTWLVLYPGPAVCRILQLYDISDMSYKMLLVAVAALNFLVCFVVELLIDLGILNCLRLLRGRRLSKKQYKRLHVLLSDSPSWPPLNQTLSPSDHRVICLS, via the exons ATG GATGTTCAGGGGTATAAGTGGGTGCGCTGGCGGGTGTGGTTGTGTCGCCTGGTGGCTGTGCTGTCCTTGGGTCTCCTCCTGATCGTGTTTCACTGGCGCCCGCGGCTCAGTGTCCTTGcccgctgctgctcctgccCTCTGGCTTTGGCAGATATTCTGCTAATAAGa GACGCCTTTGGCCAGCAGCATGTGGTGGAGGTCCtcacagaggagatggaggatggCAG tgtGGAGTTGTTGGGAGAGCTGGAGGTCACTGAGTGGAGAGATACAGTTCAGCTGTAcaaggaggag AAAACTCTGCTGCGCTACTACCTGTTTGAAGGGCTGCGCTACGTCTGGCTGGACAGGAAGGGAGCTTTCTTTCGTGTTAG TGTCCTCAATGAGGACTGGACCTGCAAGGACCTGTATGGTTTCCAAAAGGGCCTGAGTCACATGGAGCAGAGCTTGAG GAGACGAATTTATGGGCCCAACCTTATCGACGTGCCTGTGAAGCCTTATATTAAACTGCTGTTTGAGGAG GTCCTCAACCCATTCTATGTGTTCCAGTTCTTCAGTATCACCCTGTGGATGAttgataattattatttgtaCGCCCTGTGCATTTTGTTTATCTCCATTTTCTCTATCAGCATCTCTCTGTATGAGACACGCAAG CAAAGCATCACTCTTCACAACATGGCCCGGTTGGTCACAAATGTTATGATACGCAGAAACTCAGGAG CCGAGGAGTGTGTGAGCTCAGTGGATCTGGTCCCCGGCGACTGTGTGATCATCCCCCAGGAAGGTCTGCTGCTGCCCTGTGATGCTGCCCTGCTGGCTGGGGAGTGTCTGGTGAACGAGAGCATGCTCACAG GTGAAAGTGTCCCTGTGCTGAAAACCCCACTGCCGGCCGGTGAGGGCAAGTACAGCTCAGAGACTGAGCGTAGACACACCCTCTTCTGTGGTACCCAGCTCATTCAGGCCAAAGGTGGAGGTCCGGGAGGTGGGGGTGCTGTCGCCGTGGTCACAAGCACTG GGTTTTTCACAGCCAAAGGAAACCTGGTCAGCTCCATTTTGTATCCTCAGCCAATCAACTTCCGCTTCTACCAAGACGCTATCAAGTTCCTGCTCGTCCTGGGTTTTGTTG CTTGTCTTGGCACCATTTACAGCTTCGTGATCCTCTACAGATCCAAT GCGACATGGGAGGAGTTAGTGATCAGGAGTCTGGATATTGTGACCATTGCAGTGCCTCCTGCCCTTCCTGCTGCCATCACCACGGGCACCATCTACGCCCAGCGCAGGCTCAAGAAACAGGGCGTCTTCTGCATCAGTCCCCCACGCATCAACATCTGCGGCAAGGTGTCACTCTTCTGCTTCGACAAG ACAGGAACTCTGACGGAGGAGGGTCTGGACGTGTGGGGAGTGATGGAGGGGTCACCTGCTGGGTTCTCAGAGTTGGTCCCAGAGCCCAGACTTTTGCCCCCAGGGCCCATGCTCTCAGGCCTGGCttgctgtcacactgtgacGCTGCTGCAAGGTCAGCCCCTCGGAGACCCTCTGGAGCTCAGGATGGTTGAGTCCACTGGTTGG ACCCAACAGGAGCCGGAGGGGGACGGGAAGGTGCTGGATGCAGCGTTTGGAGGCCACAAAGTTTTGGCCGTTATGAGACCTCCAACTCAACGGCTAGAAGCTCAAGGAACT tCCACAAGCGAGGCGGTGGCCATTGTTCAGAGGTTTCCCTTCTCCTCGGCCCTGCAGAGGATGAGTGTGGTCACAGTGGCCCAGGGGGGTCACTCAGCTCTGGCTTTTATCAAAGGATCCCCTGAGATTGTGGCTAGCCTCTGCCGAGCAGAAACGG tGCCGTCACAGTTCCCCAGCAAACTGCGCAGCTTCTCGAGTGAAGGCCTCAGGGTTCTTGCACTTGCCTATAAACCCATAGACAGGAACACTGACTTTAGGACCATAGAACG acaggaagtggagaaagACATGCACTTCCTGGGTTTGCTGATGATGAAGAACTTGGTGAAGCCAGAGAGTCCCAAGGTTATTAACATCCTGAGAATGGCACACCTTCGCAGCGTCATGGTCACTG GTGACAACATTTTAACAGCAGTGAATGTAGCAAAAAGCTGTGGGATGGTGGGATCTGATGAGAAGGTGATATTCGTCAATGCCACCCCCCACACTGCCCAGACTATGCCCACCCTGAGGTTCAGCCTGGAAGAAGGAGGGACGACAGCTTCTGGCCAAAGCTCCGTAGAGGTCATCACCTGG gGCCTGTACCAGGGTGGTTTTGGTTATCACTTGGCGATTAATGGAAAGTCCTTCGCTGCCCTTTGTGACTACTTCCCCGAGTATCTGCCAAAG GTTTTGATGCGAGCCACAGTCTTTGCACGGATGACTCCCGATCAGAAAACCCAGCTGGTGAAGGAGCTGCAGAAACTGAA CTACCGGGTGGGCATGTGCGGGGATGGGGCCAATGACTGTGGGGCTCTGAGAGCTGCTGATGTCGGGGTCTCCCTGTCTGAAGCCGAGGCTTCGGTCGCTTCACCTTTCACGTCCAAAACTGAAGACATCAGCTGTGTGCCGCTGCTTATCAA AGAGGGCCGATGTTCTCTGGTCACCTCCTTCAGTCTCTTCAGATACATGGCTCTGTACAGCCTCATCCAGTTCTGCTCTGTCCTCATCCTCTACACA GTGAAGACGGGCGTGGCAGACATGCAGTTCCTGTTCAGTGACATTGCTCTAGTGACGCTGCTGGCTGTGGTGATGGGAAAAGGAGGCCCCAGTGACCACCTGCATCCCAGTCGACCCCCAGCCAGTCTGCTGGCCCTGCCTGTCCTCGGCAGCCTCTTCATCCACACCTGCATGATCTTCCTGGGCCAGCTGGCTGCGCTCTTAATCACCACCTCACAGGACTG GTATATTCCACTCAATTCAACAGTGTTTGGAACGGCCAATCTGCCCAACATGGAGGACACCAGTGTGTTTTCCTTGTCAGGTTTCCAGTACATTATCATGGCTGTGGTGGTCACAAAGGGCTACCCTCACAAGAAACCTCTCTATTACAATG TGATTTTCCTCTGTCTACTGGtcatcctcttctctctgaTGACTTGGCTGGTGTTGTATCCCGGGCCTGCCGTTTGCAGGATACTTCAACTTTACGACATCTCTGATATGAGTTACAAAATGCTGCTCGTCGCTGTGGCCGCTCTCAACTTCCtcgtttgttttgttgtggag CTGCTGATAGACCTGGGCATCCTGAACTGTCTTCGGTTGCTGCGTGGGAGACGTCTGTCCAAGAAACAGTACAAACGTCTCCACGTCCTTCTGTCTGACTCTCCGTCATGGCCGCCACTCAATCAGACCCTGTCCCCCTCAGATCACAGAGTCATCTGCTTATCCTAG
- the atp13a2 gene encoding cation-transporting ATPase 13A2 isoform X1, giving the protein MDRRGSVVEPQSGLPSPSPRDPLLSPDSHMDVQGYKWVRWRVWLCRLVAVLSLGLLLIVFHWRPRLSVLARCCSCPLALADILLIRDAFGQQHVVEVLTEEMEDGSVELLGELEVTEWRDTVQLYKEEKTLLRYYLFEGLRYVWLDRKGAFFRVSVLNEDWTCKDLYGFQKGLSHMEQSLRRRIYGPNLIDVPVKPYIKLLFEEVLNPFYVFQFFSITLWMIDNYYLYALCILFISIFSISISLYETRKQSITLHNMARLVTNVMIRRNSGAEECVSSVDLVPGDCVIIPQEGLLLPCDAALLAGECLVNESMLTGESVPVLKTPLPAGEGKYSSETERRHTLFCGTQLIQAKGGGPGGGGAVAVVTSTGFFTAKGNLVSSILYPQPINFRFYQDAIKFLLVLGFVACLGTIYSFVILYRSNATWEELVIRSLDIVTIAVPPALPAAITTGTIYAQRRLKKQGVFCISPPRINICGKVSLFCFDKTGTLTEEGLDVWGVMEGSPAGFSELVPEPRLLPPGPMLSGLACCHTVTLLQGQPLGDPLELRMVESTGWTQQEPEGDGKVLDAAFGGHKVLAVMRPPTQRLEAQGTSTSEAVAIVQRFPFSSALQRMSVVTVAQGGHSALAFIKGSPEIVASLCRAETVPSQFPSKLRSFSSEGLRVLALAYKPIDRNTDFRTIERQEVEKDMHFLGLLMMKNLVKPESPKVINILRMAHLRSVMVTGDNILTAVNVAKSCGMVGSDEKVIFVNATPHTAQTMPTLRFSLEEGGTTASGQSSVEVITWGLYQGGFGYHLAINGKSFAALCDYFPEYLPKVLMRATVFARMTPDQKTQLVKELQKLNYRVGMCGDGANDCGALRAADVGVSLSEAEASVASPFTSKTEDISCVPLLIKEGRCSLVTSFSLFRYMALYSLIQFCSVLILYTVKTGVADMQFLFSDIALVTLLAVVMGKGGPSDHLHPSRPPASLLALPVLGSLFIHTCMIFLGQLAALLITTSQDWYIPLNSTVFGTANLPNMEDTSVFSLSGFQYIIMAVVVTKGYPHKKPLYYNVIFLCLLVILFSLMTWLVLYPGPAVCRILQLYDISDMSYKMLLVAVAALNFLVCFVVELLIDLGILNCLRLLRGRRLSKKQYKRLHVLLSDSPSWPPLNQTLSPSDHRVICLS; this is encoded by the exons ATGGACAGGCGtg GAAGTGTGGTGGAGCCGCAGAGCGGACTCCCCTCACCCAGTCCACGAGACCCCCTCCTCAGTCCTGACTCACACATG GATGTTCAGGGGTATAAGTGGGTGCGCTGGCGGGTGTGGTTGTGTCGCCTGGTGGCTGTGCTGTCCTTGGGTCTCCTCCTGATCGTGTTTCACTGGCGCCCGCGGCTCAGTGTCCTTGcccgctgctgctcctgccCTCTGGCTTTGGCAGATATTCTGCTAATAAGa GACGCCTTTGGCCAGCAGCATGTGGTGGAGGTCCtcacagaggagatggaggatggCAG tgtGGAGTTGTTGGGAGAGCTGGAGGTCACTGAGTGGAGAGATACAGTTCAGCTGTAcaaggaggag AAAACTCTGCTGCGCTACTACCTGTTTGAAGGGCTGCGCTACGTCTGGCTGGACAGGAAGGGAGCTTTCTTTCGTGTTAG TGTCCTCAATGAGGACTGGACCTGCAAGGACCTGTATGGTTTCCAAAAGGGCCTGAGTCACATGGAGCAGAGCTTGAG GAGACGAATTTATGGGCCCAACCTTATCGACGTGCCTGTGAAGCCTTATATTAAACTGCTGTTTGAGGAG GTCCTCAACCCATTCTATGTGTTCCAGTTCTTCAGTATCACCCTGTGGATGAttgataattattatttgtaCGCCCTGTGCATTTTGTTTATCTCCATTTTCTCTATCAGCATCTCTCTGTATGAGACACGCAAG CAAAGCATCACTCTTCACAACATGGCCCGGTTGGTCACAAATGTTATGATACGCAGAAACTCAGGAG CCGAGGAGTGTGTGAGCTCAGTGGATCTGGTCCCCGGCGACTGTGTGATCATCCCCCAGGAAGGTCTGCTGCTGCCCTGTGATGCTGCCCTGCTGGCTGGGGAGTGTCTGGTGAACGAGAGCATGCTCACAG GTGAAAGTGTCCCTGTGCTGAAAACCCCACTGCCGGCCGGTGAGGGCAAGTACAGCTCAGAGACTGAGCGTAGACACACCCTCTTCTGTGGTACCCAGCTCATTCAGGCCAAAGGTGGAGGTCCGGGAGGTGGGGGTGCTGTCGCCGTGGTCACAAGCACTG GGTTTTTCACAGCCAAAGGAAACCTGGTCAGCTCCATTTTGTATCCTCAGCCAATCAACTTCCGCTTCTACCAAGACGCTATCAAGTTCCTGCTCGTCCTGGGTTTTGTTG CTTGTCTTGGCACCATTTACAGCTTCGTGATCCTCTACAGATCCAAT GCGACATGGGAGGAGTTAGTGATCAGGAGTCTGGATATTGTGACCATTGCAGTGCCTCCTGCCCTTCCTGCTGCCATCACCACGGGCACCATCTACGCCCAGCGCAGGCTCAAGAAACAGGGCGTCTTCTGCATCAGTCCCCCACGCATCAACATCTGCGGCAAGGTGTCACTCTTCTGCTTCGACAAG ACAGGAACTCTGACGGAGGAGGGTCTGGACGTGTGGGGAGTGATGGAGGGGTCACCTGCTGGGTTCTCAGAGTTGGTCCCAGAGCCCAGACTTTTGCCCCCAGGGCCCATGCTCTCAGGCCTGGCttgctgtcacactgtgacGCTGCTGCAAGGTCAGCCCCTCGGAGACCCTCTGGAGCTCAGGATGGTTGAGTCCACTGGTTGG ACCCAACAGGAGCCGGAGGGGGACGGGAAGGTGCTGGATGCAGCGTTTGGAGGCCACAAAGTTTTGGCCGTTATGAGACCTCCAACTCAACGGCTAGAAGCTCAAGGAACT tCCACAAGCGAGGCGGTGGCCATTGTTCAGAGGTTTCCCTTCTCCTCGGCCCTGCAGAGGATGAGTGTGGTCACAGTGGCCCAGGGGGGTCACTCAGCTCTGGCTTTTATCAAAGGATCCCCTGAGATTGTGGCTAGCCTCTGCCGAGCAGAAACGG tGCCGTCACAGTTCCCCAGCAAACTGCGCAGCTTCTCGAGTGAAGGCCTCAGGGTTCTTGCACTTGCCTATAAACCCATAGACAGGAACACTGACTTTAGGACCATAGAACG acaggaagtggagaaagACATGCACTTCCTGGGTTTGCTGATGATGAAGAACTTGGTGAAGCCAGAGAGTCCCAAGGTTATTAACATCCTGAGAATGGCACACCTTCGCAGCGTCATGGTCACTG GTGACAACATTTTAACAGCAGTGAATGTAGCAAAAAGCTGTGGGATGGTGGGATCTGATGAGAAGGTGATATTCGTCAATGCCACCCCCCACACTGCCCAGACTATGCCCACCCTGAGGTTCAGCCTGGAAGAAGGAGGGACGACAGCTTCTGGCCAAAGCTCCGTAGAGGTCATCACCTGG gGCCTGTACCAGGGTGGTTTTGGTTATCACTTGGCGATTAATGGAAAGTCCTTCGCTGCCCTTTGTGACTACTTCCCCGAGTATCTGCCAAAG GTTTTGATGCGAGCCACAGTCTTTGCACGGATGACTCCCGATCAGAAAACCCAGCTGGTGAAGGAGCTGCAGAAACTGAA CTACCGGGTGGGCATGTGCGGGGATGGGGCCAATGACTGTGGGGCTCTGAGAGCTGCTGATGTCGGGGTCTCCCTGTCTGAAGCCGAGGCTTCGGTCGCTTCACCTTTCACGTCCAAAACTGAAGACATCAGCTGTGTGCCGCTGCTTATCAA AGAGGGCCGATGTTCTCTGGTCACCTCCTTCAGTCTCTTCAGATACATGGCTCTGTACAGCCTCATCCAGTTCTGCTCTGTCCTCATCCTCTACACA GTGAAGACGGGCGTGGCAGACATGCAGTTCCTGTTCAGTGACATTGCTCTAGTGACGCTGCTGGCTGTGGTGATGGGAAAAGGAGGCCCCAGTGACCACCTGCATCCCAGTCGACCCCCAGCCAGTCTGCTGGCCCTGCCTGTCCTCGGCAGCCTCTTCATCCACACCTGCATGATCTTCCTGGGCCAGCTGGCTGCGCTCTTAATCACCACCTCACAGGACTG GTATATTCCACTCAATTCAACAGTGTTTGGAACGGCCAATCTGCCCAACATGGAGGACACCAGTGTGTTTTCCTTGTCAGGTTTCCAGTACATTATCATGGCTGTGGTGGTCACAAAGGGCTACCCTCACAAGAAACCTCTCTATTACAATG TGATTTTCCTCTGTCTACTGGtcatcctcttctctctgaTGACTTGGCTGGTGTTGTATCCCGGGCCTGCCGTTTGCAGGATACTTCAACTTTACGACATCTCTGATATGAGTTACAAAATGCTGCTCGTCGCTGTGGCCGCTCTCAACTTCCtcgtttgttttgttgtggag CTGCTGATAGACCTGGGCATCCTGAACTGTCTTCGGTTGCTGCGTGGGAGACGTCTGTCCAAGAAACAGTACAAACGTCTCCACGTCCTTCTGTCTGACTCTCCGTCATGGCCGCCACTCAATCAGACCCTGTCCCCCTCAGATCACAGAGTCATCTGCTTATCCTAG